In Natronococcus occultus SP4, the following proteins share a genomic window:
- a CDS encoding phosphoribosyltransferase, whose protein sequence is MFANRSDAGDRLAAELEDRGVEADVVLGIPRGALPVARPVADVLGTDLDVVVARKLGAPSNPELAIGAVASDGSVWLNDDLVDRLGVSESYLEDVREREAANARQKADRYRGTDTLPELADERVVVVDDGVATGATAIACLRQVREADAERVVLAVPVGPPDTIAALESEADTVIALITPESFRAVGQFYREFGQVTDEEAISYLEDGAS, encoded by the coding sequence ATGTTCGCGAACCGATCCGACGCAGGCGACCGGCTCGCAGCTGAACTCGAAGACCGGGGCGTCGAGGCCGACGTCGTTCTCGGGATTCCCCGCGGCGCGTTACCTGTGGCACGGCCCGTCGCGGACGTCCTCGGGACAGACCTGGACGTCGTCGTCGCCCGGAAGCTCGGCGCGCCGTCGAACCCCGAACTGGCGATCGGCGCGGTCGCCAGCGACGGCAGCGTCTGGCTGAACGACGACCTCGTCGATCGACTTGGCGTCTCGGAGTCGTACCTCGAGGACGTCCGCGAGCGGGAAGCGGCGAACGCCCGCCAGAAGGCCGACCGGTACCGGGGAACCGACACCCTGCCCGAACTCGCGGACGAACGGGTCGTCGTCGTCGACGACGGGGTCGCGACCGGGGCGACCGCGATCGCCTGTCTCCGGCAGGTTCGCGAGGCCGACGCCGAACGGGTCGTCCTCGCGGTGCCGGTCGGTCCGCCGGACACGATCGCCGCCCTCGAGTCCGAGGCCGACACGGTGATCGCGCTGATCACCCCCGAGAGCTTCCGGGCGGTCGGACAGTTCTATCGGGAGTTCGGACAGGTCACCGACGAGGAGGCGATCTCGTATCTCGAGGACGGCGCGTCGTAA
- a CDS encoding NAD(P)H-hydrate dehydratase, giving the protein MGRLQRTLSNITEETGADNGCIGVVGGSVDYPNQPALTARAALRTGSDHVRAVVSEEIYDIVASHDPNLLASKYEGERFDAVAVERVVEVSEWADAMVIGPGFADAEPDAVREAIDRIDVPIVVDAIAIEPSLDADLSKAILTPNESEEDAITESYNSLEAFTRETNAVLTFTGDTDEIIAHGERMQNETGTSALTVAGTGDTLAGITASLLGQGSDREEAAELGAWILGKSGELATAEKGPGVLATDVIGKIPDTIR; this is encoded by the coding sequence ATGGGACGACTCCAGCGAACGCTTTCGAACATCACCGAGGAAACTGGGGCGGACAACGGCTGCATCGGCGTCGTCGGCGGCAGCGTCGACTACCCGAACCAGCCCGCACTTACCGCCAGAGCTGCACTCCGTACGGGCTCCGATCACGTCAGGGCCGTCGTCAGCGAGGAGATCTACGACATCGTCGCGAGCCACGATCCGAACCTGCTCGCCAGCAAGTACGAGGGCGAACGGTTCGACGCGGTCGCCGTCGAGCGCGTCGTCGAGGTAAGCGAGTGGGCCGACGCGATGGTGATCGGCCCCGGATTCGCCGACGCCGAGCCCGACGCGGTACGGGAAGCGATCGATCGGATCGACGTTCCGATCGTCGTCGACGCGATCGCGATCGAACCCTCCCTCGACGCGGACCTCTCGAAGGCGATACTGACACCCAACGAGTCCGAGGAGGACGCGATCACCGAATCCTACAACTCTCTCGAGGCGTTCACCAGAGAAACCAACGCCGTTCTCACGTTCACCGGTGACACCGACGAAATCATCGCTCACGGCGAGCGAATGCAAAACGAAACGGGAACGTCGGCGCTGACCGTCGCCGGCACGGGCGACACGTTGGCGGGGATCACCGCCTCGCTACTGGGACAGGGCTCCGACCGCGAGGAGGCCGCCGAACTCGGCGCGTGGATCCTCGGGAAAAGCGGCGAGCTCGCGACCGCGGAGAAGGGTCCCGGCGTCCTCGCGACCGACGTCATCGGGAAGATTCCGGATACGATCCGCTGA
- a CDS encoding class I SAM-dependent methyltransferase, with protein MLDRSRPQESEEIAHPFVAAVYDTVVPDRLLFRTHREYLTAELSGRVLDIGAGTGANFPYLDDGVDYHAIEPDPHMRRQAAEKAREVGCEVTLRDARAESLPDSDDSADVVLSSLVFCTIADPDRALEEVARVLKPGGELRFLEHVRADGWRATGQELLNPLWSRAAGGCQLTRDTVERFVCHDAFAVEDVERAEVGIFPATPIVRGTLRRRRGSALS; from the coding sequence ATGCTCGACCGGAGCCGTCCGCAGGAGTCCGAGGAGATCGCCCACCCGTTCGTCGCGGCCGTCTACGATACCGTCGTTCCCGACCGGCTACTGTTCAGGACCCACCGGGAGTATCTGACCGCGGAGCTTTCGGGTCGCGTCCTCGACATCGGGGCGGGTACCGGAGCGAACTTCCCGTACCTCGACGACGGGGTCGATTACCACGCGATCGAGCCCGACCCACACATGCGCCGCCAGGCCGCCGAGAAGGCCCGCGAGGTCGGCTGCGAGGTTACCCTGCGGGACGCGCGGGCCGAGTCGCTGCCCGACTCCGACGACAGCGCCGACGTCGTCCTCTCGAGTCTCGTCTTCTGTACGATCGCCGACCCCGACCGCGCCCTCGAGGAGGTCGCCCGCGTGCTGAAGCCGGGCGGCGAGTTGCGCTTCCTCGAGCACGTCCGGGCCGACGGCTGGCGGGCGACGGGCCAGGAGCTGCTGAACCCCCTCTGGAGCCGCGCCGCGGGCGGCTGCCAGCTCACCCGGGACACCGTCGAACGGTTCGTCTGTCACGACGCCTTCGCCGTCGAGGACGTCGAGCGCGCCGAGGTCGGGATCTTTCCCGCGACGCCGATCGTCCGTGGCACGCTTCGGCGGCGCCGCGGGAGCGCCCTCTCGTGA
- a CDS encoding pyridoxal-phosphate-dependent aminotransferase family protein, which produces MTDDRLRMTPGPTEVPESVRQAMGKPTPNPDLEPEFFERYRSLTDKLERVYRAGDETGGDDRDVVVLGGEGILGLEAAIASLVGPGDRVLCLSNGLYGDGFSDFVENYGGEAEISEVPWREPLDGNVVADVLDRHGEFDVATMVHCETPTGSLNELEGILDVLADHDVLSIVDAVSSLGGTPVPTGKIDVCIGASQKCLSAPPGLATCAVSDRAWERMEAVDNPSLYADLEPWRTAADEEWFPYTHLSSNLYGLDAAVDLLLEEGLEDVFARHEDAAKRCRERATELGLEPYPTDETACSPTVTALSVEGRATELQQAVLEDHDILLATGLGELEDDILRIGHMGHNARVERVERTMDAIADVLG; this is translated from the coding sequence ATGACCGACGACAGGCTGCGGATGACGCCGGGACCCACCGAGGTTCCCGAGTCCGTCCGGCAGGCGATGGGGAAGCCGACGCCGAACCCCGATCTCGAGCCCGAGTTCTTCGAGCGCTACCGGTCGCTGACCGACAAGCTCGAGCGGGTCTACCGGGCGGGCGACGAAACGGGGGGCGACGACCGGGACGTCGTCGTTCTCGGCGGCGAGGGGATCCTCGGGCTCGAGGCCGCCATCGCCTCGCTGGTCGGTCCCGGCGACCGCGTGCTCTGTCTCTCGAACGGGCTCTACGGCGACGGGTTCAGCGACTTCGTCGAGAACTACGGCGGCGAGGCCGAGATTAGCGAGGTCCCCTGGCGCGAGCCGCTGGACGGCAACGTCGTCGCAGACGTTCTCGACAGACACGGCGAGTTCGACGTCGCGACGATGGTCCACTGCGAGACGCCGACCGGGTCGCTCAACGAGCTGGAGGGGATCCTCGACGTTCTGGCGGACCACGACGTGCTCTCGATCGTCGACGCGGTGTCCTCGCTTGGCGGGACCCCGGTGCCGACCGGGAAGATCGACGTCTGCATCGGCGCGAGCCAGAAGTGTCTCAGCGCACCGCCGGGGCTGGCCACCTGCGCCGTCAGCGACCGGGCCTGGGAACGGATGGAAGCCGTCGACAACCCGTCGCTGTACGCCGACCTCGAGCCCTGGCGAACGGCCGCCGACGAGGAGTGGTTCCCTTACACGCACCTCTCCTCGAACCTGTACGGCCTCGACGCCGCGGTCGATCTGCTGCTCGAGGAGGGACTCGAGGACGTCTTCGCGCGCCACGAGGACGCCGCGAAGCGATGTCGCGAGCGTGCCACAGAGCTGGGTCTGGAGCCGTACCCGACCGACGAGACCGCCTGCTCGCCGACCGTCACCGCCCTCTCGGTCGAGGGCCGGGCGACGGAGCTCCAGCAGGCGGTTCTCGAGGACCACGACATCCTGCTGGCGACGGGACTCGGCGAACTCGAGGACGACATCCTCCGGATCGGCCACATGGGTCACAACGCCCGGGTCGAGCGCGTCGAACGGACGATGGACGCGATCGCGGACGTGCTGGGCTGA
- a CDS encoding redox-regulated ATPase YchF, protein MSYRIGLVGKPSVGKSSFFNAATMNDVPEGAYPFTTIDPSVGEAYVRVECAAPEFDEECTPSVGYCDDGTRFVPTKLVDVAGLIPGAHEGNGLGNQFLTDLNETDVLVHVVDFSGETDLEGEPTEGHDPRDDIDFLEEELDQWYLGILEKGIERYESGYTTEDDAIEEELAEQMSAFKTNEDEIKRLIRRVGIGFDPAEWDADDRLELAREIRTATKPMLIAANKMDTPEAQANYDEITSDPDYDHLTIVPCSAHAEKALKSADKAGVVDYRPGDDEFEIVGDVSSEQEQGLEEIRDFLSEYGATGVQAALESALFDVLGVVPVFPGGANGLGNERGEVLPDCYLIPPESTAEEFAYSLHSDIGDGFLHAIDCRSNRQLGKEYTVEPRDVLEVITTN, encoded by the coding sequence ATGAGTTACCGGATCGGGCTGGTCGGCAAACCGTCGGTCGGCAAATCCAGTTTTTTCAACGCAGCGACGATGAACGACGTTCCCGAGGGCGCCTACCCGTTCACGACCATCGACCCCAGCGTCGGCGAGGCCTACGTCCGCGTCGAGTGTGCAGCCCCCGAGTTCGACGAGGAGTGTACGCCGTCGGTCGGCTACTGCGACGACGGAACCCGGTTCGTCCCGACGAAGCTCGTCGACGTCGCCGGACTGATCCCCGGTGCTCACGAGGGCAACGGGCTGGGCAACCAGTTTCTGACCGACCTCAACGAGACCGACGTGCTGGTCCACGTCGTCGACTTCTCCGGCGAGACCGACCTCGAGGGCGAACCCACCGAGGGCCACGACCCCCGCGACGACATCGACTTCCTCGAGGAGGAGCTCGACCAGTGGTATCTGGGAATCCTCGAGAAGGGTATCGAGCGCTACGAGTCGGGTTACACGACCGAGGACGACGCCATCGAAGAGGAGCTCGCCGAGCAGATGAGCGCGTTCAAAACGAACGAGGACGAGATCAAGCGACTGATCCGACGGGTCGGAATCGGCTTCGACCCCGCCGAGTGGGACGCCGACGACAGGCTCGAACTCGCCCGCGAGATCCGCACCGCGACCAAACCGATGCTGATCGCGGCGAACAAGATGGATACACCGGAAGCGCAGGCGAACTACGACGAGATTACGAGCGATCCCGACTACGACCACCTGACGATCGTCCCCTGTAGCGCCCACGCCGAGAAGGCCCTCAAATCAGCCGACAAGGCCGGCGTCGTCGACTACAGACCCGGCGACGACGAGTTCGAGATCGTCGGCGACGTCTCGAGCGAGCAGGAACAGGGCCTCGAGGAGATCCGCGACTTTCTCTCCGAGTACGGCGCGACGGGCGTCCAGGCCGCACTCGAGTCGGCGCTGTTCGACGTCCTCGGGGTCGTTCCGGTGTTCCCGGGTGGCGCCAACGGGCTCGGTAACGAGCGCGGCGAAGTCTTGCCCGACTGTTATCTGATCCCGCCCGAATCGACCGCCGAGGAGTTCGCCTACAGCCTGCACTCGGATATCGGCGACGGCTTCCTCCACGCGATCGACTGTCGGTCGAACCGCCAGCTCGGCAAGGAGTACACGGTCGAGCCCCGGGACGTCCTCGAGGTCATCACGACGAACTGA
- a CDS encoding lamin tail domain-containing protein — protein sequence MAIALGADMKLNRRNFVVGAGSTVAVAGLSSTAGADDSIPVEIVNVYPVEDVVILENTGDETVDLSGYQMDWGIDVDEDQTDPIPDGTTIGAGGQLSVWTGFESERVDSIEADVVVGDHDWGRINADEPNTLGLRTPGGEIVAETDDTVADDPAYDANEYDEEPEDDVDEEPVRQDVEFEYRYTYEGGDDSELDDRLELSSAEFYYEESDEFQDSCYIDFDLENLTDTEEMTVYLAGSVTSEDGETEYSYEDIVVPEPGETLSAGLRFPECIEADGGEGHVHASVTRIEEVEEADDEDEKEPEDERLDIKFEYQYDLEQWDDKYLEQRLELRNGEAYIREMPNRDYNYCYITGEVENLTDDEDIHYYISGRLGDRPTYESSTSIEAGETSELHLEVIECPNDFDPDHASIRAWAPYVGEPHEEPEDYEPEDDEDEDADADEETPEDEHEEEDDVDEDPDEEETDDTDEEPEKADLDIDVSVSAPSDRDGDAKFRVTVRNHGGESANPTLCLDVGGVTRSGTIQVGAGGCQTKRFSVSHSELSAGTHSWKVWTTTEDEKTTGTLTIC from the coding sequence ATGGCGATAGCCTTAGGAGCGGACATGAAGCTGAATCGACGTAACTTCGTAGTGGGGGCGGGCTCGACAGTAGCAGTCGCTGGCCTGAGCTCAACAGCAGGCGCAGATGACTCGATTCCGGTCGAGATCGTGAACGTGTATCCGGTCGAGGACGTCGTGATCCTCGAGAACACGGGCGACGAGACTGTCGACCTCTCCGGCTACCAGATGGATTGGGGGATCGACGTCGACGAGGATCAGACGGATCCGATCCCGGATGGAACGACGATCGGTGCCGGCGGGCAGCTATCGGTCTGGACGGGCTTCGAGTCCGAACGGGTCGACTCCATCGAGGCCGACGTCGTGGTCGGCGATCACGACTGGGGACGAATCAACGCGGACGAACCCAACACGCTGGGACTTCGCACACCGGGTGGGGAGATCGTCGCCGAAACCGACGACACGGTCGCTGACGACCCAGCCTACGACGCCAATGAGTACGACGAGGAGCCCGAAGACGATGTCGATGAGGAACCGGTTCGTCAGGACGTCGAATTCGAGTACCGCTATACATACGAAGGGGGAGATGACAGCGAGCTCGACGACAGGCTCGAGCTATCGTCGGCTGAGTTTTACTACGAGGAGAGCGATGAGTTCCAGGACTCCTGCTACATCGACTTCGACCTCGAGAATCTGACCGACACTGAGGAGATGACGGTATACCTCGCCGGTAGCGTGACGAGTGAGGATGGAGAGACAGAGTATTCGTATGAAGATATCGTCGTTCCTGAGCCAGGAGAGACCCTATCTGCAGGCCTAAGATTCCCCGAGTGTATCGAAGCAGATGGGGGCGAAGGTCACGTCCATGCGTCAGTGACTCGTATCGAAGAGGTCGAGGAAGCAGACGACGAGGACGAGAAAGAACCTGAAGACGAACGTCTGGACATCAAGTTCGAGTACCAGTATGACCTCGAGCAGTGGGACGACAAGTATCTCGAACAGCGCCTCGAACTCCGCAACGGTGAGGCCTACATCCGTGAGATGCCCAACCGTGACTACAACTACTGTTATATCACAGGAGAGGTTGAGAACCTAACCGACGACGAGGACATCCATTATTATATTTCGGGACGTCTTGGCGACAGACCGACGTACGAGTCGTCCACTTCGATCGAAGCAGGAGAAACGAGTGAGCTCCACTTGGAAGTGATCGAGTGTCCCAACGATTTCGATCCGGATCACGCGTCGATCCGTGCATGGGCTCCATATGTAGGCGAACCCCACGAGGAACCGGAGGACTATGAGCCCGAGGATGACGAAGACGAAGATGCAGACGCCGACGAGGAAACGCCGGAAGACGAACACGAAGAAGAGGACGACGTCGACGAGGATCCTGACGAAGAGGAAACGGACGATACCGACGAGGAACCGGAGAAAGCCGACCTGGACATCGATGTCTCCGTCTCCGCACCCAGCGACCGGGACGGGGACGCGAAGTTCCGCGTGACTGTGCGAAACCACGGTGGCGAGTCAGCAAACCCCACTCTCTGTCTCGATGTCGGAGGGGTTACGCGGTCCGGGACGATCCAGGTCGGTGCTGGAGGCTGCCAAACCAAGCGGTTCAGTGTCTCCCACAGCGAGCTCTCTGCGGGGACACACAGCTGGAAGGTCTGGACGACTACGGAAGATGAAAAAACAACTGGGACGCTGACGATCTGCTAA
- a CDS encoding carbon starvation CstA family protein, giving the protein MVGVIWIVALVLATFTVSYLVYGRYLSQFVGLDDSRETPAHKYRDGQEYVPAKKPVLLGHHYSSIAGGAPVVGPITAALIWGWVPAVLWVAIGNPLMGAVHDFVSLSSSLRHEGKSIGYIIGQYVGERGKNMLLWFAFLLTILVVAVFALVIGVVLDAYPQAATASIIYITLALLFGVWLYQLGLPFSVGTVVFVGGVFASVWIGIQYPLALVPPAEAGAYPEGTIVLLDSAPAVIPALLESTNIGAWVLVMLVYGAAASILPVWMLLQPRDYLSSFLLYTGVGGGLLAVIVGTLMTGMGTDAVHPETGAQLDLDIAIGAWYGFFGEGGPLAAEGLIPLMPLFPLLFLTIACGTISGFHSLVSSGTTSKQLNKESDAKLIGYGGMLAEGLLAAVALCAVTIIAIPAADGGIGLALPNFATGGGAILTAFGIPFEYAAPFMALVLASFLLTSMDTAVRLGRYMVEELVGTPETQAESYAANRYVNTTVIAVVAFFLLGSGRWEDLWTLFGGANQLLASLALLTGTIWLANWDRSKQLLSTGGPMALMGVITTIGLLWVGLYQILAGRLLGITAEAETQLLGQVSAVAQLVIIAVLIWLAVSLFKIGYDNLQAIEDADDGVAADVGADDD; this is encoded by the coding sequence ATGGTAGGTGTAATTTGGATCGTGGCGCTGGTGCTCGCGACGTTTACCGTCTCGTACCTCGTGTACGGGCGGTATCTGTCGCAGTTCGTGGGGCTCGACGACAGTCGGGAGACGCCAGCACACAAGTATCGAGACGGGCAAGAGTACGTGCCGGCGAAGAAGCCGGTGCTGTTGGGGCATCACTACTCGAGTATTGCAGGCGGTGCGCCCGTGGTCGGACCGATCACGGCCGCGTTGATCTGGGGCTGGGTTCCGGCCGTGCTGTGGGTCGCAATCGGGAACCCGCTGATGGGCGCAGTTCACGACTTCGTCTCGCTGTCGAGCAGTCTGCGTCACGAGGGGAAGTCGATCGGCTACATCATCGGCCAGTACGTCGGCGAGCGCGGGAAGAACATGCTGCTGTGGTTCGCGTTCCTGTTGACGATCCTCGTCGTGGCGGTGTTCGCACTCGTCATCGGGGTTGTGCTGGACGCCTACCCGCAGGCTGCGACCGCGAGCATCATCTACATTACGCTCGCGCTCCTGTTCGGGGTCTGGCTCTACCAGCTCGGGCTGCCGTTCTCGGTTGGAACGGTCGTCTTCGTCGGGGGCGTCTTCGCGTCGGTCTGGATCGGTATCCAGTACCCGCTGGCGCTCGTCCCGCCCGCGGAGGCCGGCGCCTACCCCGAGGGGACGATCGTCCTGCTCGACTCCGCGCCGGCGGTTATCCCGGCGTTGCTCGAAAGCACTAACATCGGCGCCTGGGTGCTCGTGATGCTCGTCTACGGCGCGGCCGCGAGTATTCTTCCGGTGTGGATGTTGCTCCAGCCCCGCGACTACCTCTCGTCGTTCCTGCTGTACACGGGAGTCGGCGGGGGGCTGCTGGCGGTCATCGTCGGCACTCTCATGACGGGAATGGGGACCGACGCGGTCCATCCCGAGACGGGCGCGCAACTGGACCTCGATATCGCGATCGGCGCCTGGTACGGCTTCTTCGGCGAGGGCGGCCCCCTTGCTGCGGAGGGGCTCATTCCACTGATGCCGCTGTTCCCGCTGTTGTTCCTGACGATTGCGTGTGGAACCATCAGCGGCTTCCACTCGCTGGTCTCCTCGGGAACGACCTCGAAGCAGCTGAACAAGGAGAGCGACGCCAAGCTCATCGGCTACGGCGGCATGCTCGCGGAGGGACTGCTGGCGGCGGTCGCGCTCTGTGCCGTGACGATCATCGCGATCCCGGCAGCGGACGGCGGGATCGGCCTCGCTCTGCCGAACTTCGCGACCGGCGGCGGGGCGATCCTCACCGCCTTCGGCATCCCCTTCGAGTACGCTGCGCCCTTTATGGCGCTCGTCCTCGCGAGCTTCCTCCTGACGAGCATGGACACGGCCGTTCGGCTGGGCCGGTATATGGTCGAGGAGCTCGTCGGAACGCCCGAGACGCAGGCCGAGTCCTACGCGGCGAACCGCTATGTCAATACGACGGTCATCGCCGTCGTCGCCTTTTTCCTGCTCGGTAGCGGTCGGTGGGAGGACCTCTGGACGCTGTTTGGCGGTGCGAACCAGCTGCTGGCGTCGCTGGCGCTGCTCACCGGGACCATCTGGCTCGCGAACTGGGACCGCTCCAAGCAGCTCCTCTCGACGGGCGGTCCGATGGCGCTGATGGGAGTCATCACGACGATCGGCCTCCTCTGGGTCGGCCTCTACCAGATCCTCGCCGGACGCCTGCTGGGCATCACCGCTGAGGCGGAGACCCAGCTACTCGGCCAGGTGTCGGCCGTCGCCCAGCTGGTCATCATCGCCGTCCTCATCTGGCTCGCGGTGTCACTGTTCAAGATCGGCTACGACAACCTGCAGGCGATCGAGGACGCCGACGACGGCGTCGCGGCCGACGTCGGCGCCGACGACGACTGA
- a CDS encoding ArsA family ATPase encodes MTEFVFFGGKGGVGKTTVSSAYALNCVDAGLETLVVSTDPAHSTADVFDQEFGDEPQPVEGYDGLSALEIDPEREVQDHLQGLKRQLNAQLSATMVNEVDVQLEMAHQTPGAYEAALFDRFVDVMRSAEPYDRVVFDTSPTGSTLRLLALPELLENWIERLMDKRERSIDLYEKAAIGNQEPRRVMDGDPILARLRERKERFEFAGEVLRDEAAFYLVMNPDELSIRETERSLETLEDAALPVHGLVVNRLTPEPDSHEDGRGARYLRQRVATERDRLERIEDDLDAPVVATIETRIEEVRGSLLEDVAGELGFGIAAGAGEGASGD; translated from the coding sequence ATGACCGAGTTCGTCTTCTTCGGCGGGAAGGGCGGGGTCGGCAAGACGACCGTCTCGAGTGCGTACGCGCTGAACTGCGTCGACGCGGGGCTCGAGACGCTCGTGGTTTCGACGGATCCGGCCCACAGCACGGCCGACGTCTTCGATCAGGAGTTCGGCGACGAGCCCCAGCCCGTCGAGGGGTACGACGGGCTCTCGGCGCTCGAGATCGATCCCGAGCGGGAGGTCCAGGACCACCTCCAGGGACTAAAACGCCAGCTGAACGCACAGCTGTCGGCGACGATGGTCAACGAGGTTGACGTGCAACTCGAGATGGCCCACCAGACGCCGGGCGCCTACGAGGCCGCGCTGTTCGACCGGTTCGTCGACGTGATGCGGTCGGCCGAACCGTACGACCGGGTCGTCTTCGACACCTCGCCGACGGGATCGACGCTGCGGCTGCTGGCCCTCCCGGAGCTGCTCGAGAACTGGATCGAGCGACTGATGGACAAACGCGAGCGCAGCATCGACCTCTACGAGAAGGCCGCGATCGGCAATCAGGAACCCCGGCGAGTGATGGACGGCGATCCGATCCTCGCCCGACTCCGGGAGCGCAAGGAGCGCTTCGAGTTCGCAGGGGAGGTGTTGCGAGACGAAGCCGCCTTTTATCTGGTGATGAACCCCGACGAGCTCTCGATCAGAGAGACCGAACGCTCGCTCGAGACCCTCGAGGACGCCGCCCTTCCGGTTCACGGGCTCGTGGTCAATCGGCTGACGCCCGAGCCCGACTCCCACGAGGACGGACGGGGCGCCCGCTACCTGCGCCAGCGGGTGGCGACGGAGCGCGACCGCCTCGAACGAATCGAGGACGACCTCGACGCGCCGGTGGTAGCGACCATCGAGACTCGGATCGAGGAGGTTCGGGGGAGTCTGCTCGAGGACGTCGCGGGCGAGCTCGGGTTCGGAATCGCAGCAGGCGCGGGCGAGGGCGCGAGCGGCGACTGA
- a CDS encoding type II toxin-antitoxin system VapC family toxin, whose product MYLDTDPVLAVLKDDDWLSSEVDLEAIDTPKTSVATAIEVQYVMEDSWNRDELSEAHRTIAAEGIELVPLSVEMMDAAGQLRRQYDSLNVFDAVHLGTARVLEEPIVSTDTLYPNIAEVDHIDPRDLE is encoded by the coding sequence GTGTATCTTGATACGGATCCAGTCCTCGCGGTGCTGAAAGATGACGATTGGCTCTCGAGCGAAGTCGACCTCGAAGCGATCGACACGCCGAAAACGTCGGTTGCGACCGCGATCGAAGTCCAGTACGTGATGGAGGACAGTTGGAATCGAGACGAACTCTCGGAAGCTCATCGAACGATCGCTGCCGAGGGGATCGAACTCGTTCCACTCTCCGTCGAGATGATGGATGCTGCGGGTCAGCTACGTCGACAGTACGATTCGCTCAACGTTTTCGATGCGGTTCACCTGGGAACAGCGCGAGTGCTCGAGGAACCGATCGTCTCGACGGATACGCTCTACCCGAATATCGCCGAAGTGGATCATATCGATCCGCGCGACCTCGAGTAG
- a CDS encoding ribbon-helix-helix domain-containing protein: protein MGTDRQSVPVSLPPELVNELDALVDEGVFSSRSEALRYGARLIVREERQIRLHERTDDEARDDVRERLERKRVS from the coding sequence ATGGGGACCGATAGACAGTCCGTTCCGGTGTCGTTGCCGCCGGAGCTTGTGAACGAACTCGATGCGCTCGTCGACGAAGGTGTATTCAGCTCCAGATCCGAGGCGCTTCGATACGGCGCTCGTCTCATCGTTCGTGAGGAACGCCAGATTCGTCTCCACGAGCGAACCGACGATGAAGCCCGAGACGACGTCCGCGAGCGCCTGGAGCGAAAGCGTGTATCTTGA